In Orenia marismortui DSM 5156, the sequence GCAGCTTATGGAATAGCTGATTTAATTAAAGAAGAAGAGTTAGAATCAGAATATATTATTCCTGATCCATTTAATAGAGAAGTTGTAAATAGAGTTGCTTTAGAGGTAGCTAAAAAGGCTGTTGAAGATGGTTTGGCTAATATTGATTTGAATTTAGATGAGTTAGAAGATATATTCAGTAGTTAAAAATAAAAAAGTAAGGACTTATGAATAAGTCCTTACTTTTTACTTGATTAGTATGCTCTTTCTACTTTTCCTGCTTTTAAACAAGAAGTACATACTTTGATTCTTTTAGGAGAACCATCAACAATTGCTTTAACTTTTTGTAGATTAGGTCTTTGTTTTCTGTTTGCAATACCAGTTACATTACGACCAACTCCACCTTCTTTTTTAGCCTTACCTCTACGAGTTACTCTGTTAGCATTATTAGATCCTTTACCACAGATTTCACATATTCTTGCCATCTATAATTGCACCTCCTTTAATCTATATCAAACTTATTATTTTAGCATTAGATCAACCACTTAAACATTTTAACACAAAAGGTGGTCAAGTAGCAAGGATAATTTTTCATTTTATATTAATAAAGAAGGATTTTATTAGCTTGTATTGAATAATAATCAGGTAGGAGGATAGATATGAAGGTTAATAAAGAAATGCCTATATTGGAAATTTTACAAAAGTATCCGGAAGCTAATGAAGTTTTTATATCTCATGGTCTAGGTTGTGCTAAATGTTTAGCTGCTAATTATGAGAATTTAGAGACAGTAGCTAGAGTTAATGAAGTAGATATAGAATTATTACTACAAGAATTGGATAATTTAATTAAAAATAATTGATTTAATACTGATTCGATAAGGAGGAATAAAAGATGAAAACTGGGCAAGAGTTGACAAATGAATTAGGAATGGTTAAAATATCTGAGGATGTTATTTCAATTATTGCTGGTTTAGCTGCTATGGAGTGTTATGGTTTAGTAGGGATGGCCAGCAAAAGTTTTCAAGAAGGTTTAGCAAAATTATTAGGTACAGAACACTTAAGTAATGGTGTTGAAGTTGAAATTAATGAAGAGGGAGTTAAAGTTGATCTATACATTATTGTAGAATATGGAACAAAGATATCAGAAGTAGCACATAATGTAATTGATCGGGTAAAATATACTCTAGAAGAGATGACAGGAGTTAGTGTATTAGAGGTTAATATTAATGTACAAGGAGTGAGAGTGAATAATGCTACCTGAGTCATTAAAAAGGGAAGTTAAAGAAATCAATGCAGAAAAATTTAAACAAATGTTATTAGTAGCTACAAATGTTTTAAAAGAAGTAGAAAATGAAATTAATGATTTAAATATATTTCCTGTTCCAGATGGAGATACAGGAACTAATATGTATTTGACATTATCAAATGCAGTAGAAGAAGTAGAGAATACTACAGAAGATTCAGTAGGGATTATAGCTAATAATTTGGCAATGGGAGCTTTAATGGGTGCCAGAGGAAACTCAGGGGTAATTTTATCTCAACTTTTACGAGGGTTATCTGATGGAATTGGCGATGCGAAAGTATTAACTGCTGAAGTCTTGGCCGATGGATTGGAAAAAGCTGCTAATAAAGCTTATCAAGCAGTTATGAAGCCAGTTGAAGGAACAATATTAACTGTAGCTAAAGATGTAGGAAGAAGAGCACAAGATTTAGCTCATGAATTAACTGTAGCAGAGTTACTAATAGAAGCAGTAAAAGAAGCAGAGAAATCGGTGCTAAAAACTCCTGAATTATTAGATAAATTAAAAGAAGCTGGAGTAGTAGATGCTGGTGGTAAAGGGTATCAAATGTTTTTAACTGGATTATTACAAGGATTAACATCTGATGGTGCAGTTATTACTACTAAAGGATTGACTGGAAAGAAGATACCTGATAGAAAAGAAGGAAGAACAGAATCTGAATTTGGTTATTGTACAGAGTTTATTATAAAGGGTGCTAGAATTGAAGATGATGAATTTAAAGAAATATTGAATAAATATGGTGATTCTATTATTGCTGTTAAATCAAATGACATTTTAAAAGTTCATGTTCATGCTAAAAATCCAGGATTAGTATTAGAAGAAGGATTAAAATATGGACAATTGACCAGAATTAAGATTGAAAATATGTCTGAGCAGCATGAAGAGAGATTAAAAAAAGAGATTGAGAGTGAAGTAGAAGATAAGCAATTACAAAATCTTGATGGAATAGGAGTATTAGCTGTAGCAGCTGGTGAAGGTTTGGAAACTATATTTAAAAAATTAGGTGTGAGCTATGTTTTATTAGGCGGTCAGTCCATGAATCCAAGTATTCAAGATTTATTAGATGGTGTAAATAGGGTTAATACTGATAAAGTTATTATTTTACCTAATAATAAAAATGTTATTTCAACAGCTGAACAGATAAAAGAATTAACAAATAAAGAGGTTGAAGTCATTCCAACTAGAACTATTCCTCAAGGAGTAACAGCAATGATGTTATTTAATCCTGAAGGAGACCTAGGTGAAGTAAGTTCAGATATGAAAGAAGAGGTCGAATTCGTAAAGACTGGTGAAATTACATATGCTGTTAGAGATACTAAGATTAAAGAGATAGAGATTAATAAAGATGATATATTAGGTCTTAATGAAGGAAATATAGAAGTAGTATGTAATGATTATAATCAAGCTACTTTAGATTTATTAGAGGAAATGGTAGAAGAGGATGATTCTTTGATTACTATTTATGTTGGTGAAGAAGTATCAGATAATGATAAAAATGAATTAATTGATAGCTTAGAAAAAACTTATGATGAATTTGATATTGAGATCTATGATGGGGGTCAACCCATTTATTATTATATTATTTCTGTAGAGTAGGAGTGTTATTGATGGGAAAAATAGCAGTTGTAACTGATAGTACAGCCGATTTATCACCAGAATTAATAGCTAGATATAATATAAATGTAATTCCTTTAAAAGTAAGGTTAGGGGAGCATGAATATGAGGATGGCATTGATATAGCTAGGGAAGATTTTTTAACTGAGCTAGAAGAAAGTGATATAATGCCTTCAACATCACAGCCACCTATTGGAAGTTTTCTTGATCTATATAAAAAATTAGCAGAGGAGCATGAGCAAATTTTATCTATACATTTTTCAGAAAAACTGAGTGGAACTATAAAGACTGCTCGTTTAGCTGCTAATATGTTAGAGGATATTGATATTAAAGTTGTTGATTCTAAAACTGTAACAGGGGCTTTAGGACTAATAGTAATTGAAGCTGCTAAGGCTATATCTAATGGTAGTTCCTTAGATGAAACTATTAATTTGATATCTCAATTAAAAGAAAATATTAATACCTATTTTACTATAGATGATTTAAGTTACCTAGAACGTGGTGGTAGAATAGGAAAAGCTACTGCCTTTGTAGGTAATTTGTTTAATGTTAAGCCTATACTTACAATAGATAATGGAGAAATTACTCCTTATAAAAAGATAAGAGGAGAAAGAAAATTATACAAAACATTAACAAAATTAGTTAGAAAAGAGCTTGATGATAATAAAGGACATAAATTAGTCATATTATATGGAAAGTATTTAGATAATGCAAATAAATTAAGGGATATTTTAACAGATGAGTTTGAATGGGAAGAAGTTAGTATGTTACAGTTGGGTTCAATAGTTTCTGCTCATGTTGGCCCAACACCTTATGGAATGGTTATTTATAAATAGATAAATAATAACTAATTATAATTAAGCTATCATATAAGTTATTAACTTATTGACTTATTTTTTAGAAGAATGCATTATTAGAGATTCCTAATACTATAGTATTAGGATTTTTTTCTACTATATAATTATATTATATAGTTTATTTTCTCCAGAAATTGTATTAGGAGCTGAGAAAGATGGATGATGTAAAAAATATATTGAAAAAGATAATTAAACCAATACCAATAGAAATCAAATTACAAGGTTTAAATACATCTGTTTTTGGTGGGTTTGATAATTATATTCTAGGCTGGAGTAAAAAATTAATAGAGAGTACTGAGGATGATATGGTTAAAGAATATGCTCAGAACTTACATAATTTATTTATTGATTATAGTAATATAAATTTAAAGGAAAGACATAATAGGTTAAAAGAGTCTTTAGATATTATAAATAAATTAAGCCAAAAAATAAATGGAAATCAGATTCTTGATTTAAATGATAACAAGCTGCAAATACTCAATAACAGAGTTGATAAGAAGAAAATCATAAGAAAAGATAATGATTCTCAACAGATATCTTTAGATTTAAGAAAAAAGACAAAATTAAAAGACAATAGTAAAGTGAAAA encodes:
- the rpmB gene encoding 50S ribosomal protein L28 — translated: MARICEICGKGSNNANRVTRRGKAKKEGGVGRNVTGIANRKQRPNLQKVKAIVDGSPKRIKVCTSCLKAGKVERAY
- a CDS encoding DUF1858 domain-containing protein, with amino-acid sequence MKVNKEMPILEILQKYPEANEVFISHGLGCAKCLAANYENLETVARVNEVDIELLLQELDNLIKNN
- a CDS encoding Asp23/Gls24 family envelope stress response protein — protein: MKTGQELTNELGMVKISEDVISIIAGLAAMECYGLVGMASKSFQEGLAKLLGTEHLSNGVEVEINEEGVKVDLYIIVEYGTKISEVAHNVIDRVKYTLEEMTGVSVLEVNINVQGVRVNNAT
- a CDS encoding DAK2 domain-containing protein is translated as MLPESLKREVKEINAEKFKQMLLVATNVLKEVENEINDLNIFPVPDGDTGTNMYLTLSNAVEEVENTTEDSVGIIANNLAMGALMGARGNSGVILSQLLRGLSDGIGDAKVLTAEVLADGLEKAANKAYQAVMKPVEGTILTVAKDVGRRAQDLAHELTVAELLIEAVKEAEKSVLKTPELLDKLKEAGVVDAGGKGYQMFLTGLLQGLTSDGAVITTKGLTGKKIPDRKEGRTESEFGYCTEFIIKGARIEDDEFKEILNKYGDSIIAVKSNDILKVHVHAKNPGLVLEEGLKYGQLTRIKIENMSEQHEERLKKEIESEVEDKQLQNLDGIGVLAVAAGEGLETIFKKLGVSYVLLGGQSMNPSIQDLLDGVNRVNTDKVIILPNNKNVISTAEQIKELTNKEVEVIPTRTIPQGVTAMMLFNPEGDLGEVSSDMKEEVEFVKTGEITYAVRDTKIKEIEINKDDILGLNEGNIEVVCNDYNQATLDLLEEMVEEDDSLITIYVGEEVSDNDKNELIDSLEKTYDEFDIEIYDGGQPIYYYIISVE
- a CDS encoding DegV family protein, with the translated sequence MGKIAVVTDSTADLSPELIARYNINVIPLKVRLGEHEYEDGIDIAREDFLTELEESDIMPSTSQPPIGSFLDLYKKLAEEHEQILSIHFSEKLSGTIKTARLAANMLEDIDIKVVDSKTVTGALGLIVIEAAKAISNGSSLDETINLISQLKENINTYFTIDDLSYLERGGRIGKATAFVGNLFNVKPILTIDNGEITPYKKIRGERKLYKTLTKLVRKELDDNKGHKLVILYGKYLDNANKLRDILTDEFEWEEVSMLQLGSIVSAHVGPTPYGMVIYK